One Jannaschia sp. GRR-S6-38 genomic window carries:
- a CDS encoding PRC-barrel domain-containing protein: MLRILTTTAFAALIATPVFATSHVSSEGDGTMGESDTTAAMTDSGSDAAMDDTATANMDELIRTRDITGGPIYSVAAAYDEGSWMSGDTMAYGYENMGYGTDYAQIGEIEDIVLDMSGQMIGIVAEIGGFLDIGDKHVMLPVEDVRLVAVDDATYSFVTRKTEEELEALPAVDEAWFD; this comes from the coding sequence ATGCTCCGTATTCTGACCACTACCGCCTTTGCCGCCCTGATCGCGACCCCGGTTTTCGCGACCTCGCACGTGTCGTCGGAAGGCGACGGCACCATGGGCGAGAGCGACACGACCGCCGCGATGACCGACAGCGGCTCGGATGCCGCGATGGACGACACCGCGACGGCCAACATGGACGAGCTGATCCGCACCCGCGACATCACCGGCGGGCCGATCTACTCGGTCGCCGCCGCCTATGACGAAGGCAGCTGGATGTCCGGGGACACCATGGCCTACGGCTACGAGAACATGGGCTACGGCACCGACTACGCGCAGATCGGCGAGATCGAGGACATCGTGCTCGACATGTCCGGCCAGATGATCGGCATCGTCGCCGAGATCGGCGGCTTCCTCGATATCGGCGACAAGCACGTGATGCTGCCGGTCGAGGACGTGCGCCTCGTGGCCGTCGACGACGCGACCTACAGCTTCGTGACGCGCAAGACCGAGGAAGAGCTGGAAGCGCTCCCCGCGGTGGACGAAGCCTGGTTCGACTGA
- the rpsR gene encoding 30S ribosomal protein S18 encodes MAAKPFFRRRKTDPFEGPNAPKIDYKDTRLLQRYVSERGKIVPARITAVSAKNQRRLAKAIKRARFLALLPYAVK; translated from the coding sequence ATGGCTGCGAAACCCTTCTTCCGCCGTCGCAAGACCGATCCCTTCGAGGGCCCGAACGCCCCCAAGATCGACTACAAGGACACTCGTCTGCTGCAGCGCTACGTCAGCGAGCGCGGCAAGATCGTGCCCGCGCGCATCACCGCCGTCTCGGCCAAGAACCAGCGCCGCCTCGCCAAGGCGATCAAGCGCGCGCGGTTCCTGGCCCTGCTGCCCTACGCCGTGAAGTGA
- a CDS encoding YceI family protein, translated as MFRTSLTAAAILAAAPALAAPEAYSLDPSHSQIVFNYNHLGFSTTYGMFSGFEGEILFDAENPAASSVQVSMPVTMMFTGWEQRDAHFTSPDFLDAAANETVTFNSTGIEVTGENTALITGDLTLNGITKSVVLDTTLNQQADHPMENKPWLGFDATTTLLRSDFDAGMFAPFVSDEVEVFISIEAGKDSANES; from the coding sequence ATGTTCCGAACCAGCCTGACCGCCGCCGCCATTCTTGCCGCCGCGCCCGCGCTCGCCGCGCCCGAGGCCTACAGCCTCGACCCGAGCCACAGCCAGATCGTCTTCAACTACAACCACCTCGGGTTCTCGACGACCTACGGCATGTTCTCCGGCTTCGAGGGCGAGATCCTGTTCGACGCCGAGAACCCCGCCGCGTCCTCGGTCCAGGTCTCGATGCCGGTCACGATGATGTTCACCGGCTGGGAACAGCGGGACGCGCATTTCACGTCGCCGGACTTCCTCGACGCCGCCGCCAACGAGACGGTGACCTTCAACTCGACCGGCATCGAGGTGACGGGCGAGAATACCGCGCTCATCACCGGCGACCTGACGCTGAACGGAATCACGAAATCCGTCGTGCTCGACACCACGCTGAACCAGCAGGCCGATCACCCGATGGAGAACAAGCCCTGGCTGGGCTTCGATGCGACGACGACCCTGCTGCGCTCGGATTTCGACGCCGGCATGTTCGCGCCCTTCGTCTCGGACGAGGTCGAGGTCTTCATCTCGATCGAAGCCGGCAAGGACAGCGCCAACGAGTCGTGA
- a CDS encoding Imm53 family immunity protein translates to MIEGLLRWYAARCDGAWEHRYGFTIESCDNPGLQVTVDIATEPALRPEADRPLTQEEDEPGVSMMIRDRKLVAFAAPGRERQMLDRVDRFLAGAPAG, encoded by the coding sequence GTGATCGAGGGCCTGCTGCGCTGGTACGCGGCGCGCTGCGATGGGGCGTGGGAGCATCGCTACGGCTTCACCATCGAAAGCTGCGACAATCCCGGCCTCCAGGTCACGGTCGATATTGCGACCGAGCCTGCCCTGCGGCCGGAGGCGGATCGCCCGCTGACGCAGGAGGAAGACGAACCGGGGGTGAGCATGATGATCCGCGATCGGAAGCTGGTCGCCTTCGCAGCACCCGGGCGCGAACGGCAGATGCTGGACCGCGTCGATCGTTTCCTCGCTGGCGCGCCGGCCGGCTGA
- the rplI gene encoding 50S ribosomal protein L9, with protein MQLILLERVAKLGQMGDVVDVKPGYARNFLLPQGKALTASEANIAAFEGRKSQLEADNLESKKEADAMAARLDGQQFVIIRQASDSGSLYGSVTTRDAAEAATEAGFTLDRRQVALQNPIKELGLHSVTVVLHPEVELEIELNVARSPEEAELQAAGKSIQELAAEEEAAAEFEIAELFDDIGSAANDLGDEDTGPVETPESEGSDEEQPQS; from the coding sequence ATGCAACTGATCCTTCTGGAACGCGTGGCCAAGCTCGGCCAGATGGGCGACGTCGTCGACGTCAAGCCCGGCTATGCCCGCAACTTCCTGCTGCCGCAGGGCAAGGCGCTGACCGCGTCCGAGGCGAACATCGCCGCCTTCGAGGGCCGCAAGTCGCAACTCGAAGCCGACAACCTGGAGTCGAAGAAGGAGGCCGACGCGATGGCCGCCCGCCTCGACGGCCAGCAGTTCGTCATCATCCGCCAGGCCTCCGACTCCGGCTCGCTCTACGGCTCGGTCACCACGCGTGACGCCGCCGAGGCCGCGACCGAGGCGGGCTTCACGCTGGATCGCCGCCAGGTGGCCCTGCAGAACCCGATCAAGGAACTGGGCCTGCACAGCGTCACGGTCGTGCTGCACCCCGAGGTCGAGCTCGAGATCGAACTGAACGTCGCCCGCTCGCCCGAAGAGGCCGAGCTTCAGGCTGCCGGCAAGTCGATCCAGGAACTGGCCGCCGAGGAAGAGGCCGCCGCCGAGTTCGAGATCGCCGAGCTGTTCGACGATATCGGCTCCGCCGCGAACGATCTGGGCGACGAGGACACGGGCCCCGTGGAGACGCCCGAGAGCGAAGGCTCCGACGAGGAGCAGCCGCAGAGCTGA
- a CDS encoding AAA family ATPase, with protein MPGMESIDDVQAALARQNYVCGRALATVVFLALKLQRPLFLEGEAGTGKTEIAKAIAASLGRRLIRLQCYEGLDAASAVYEWNFAAQMVAIRRAEVTHEAPPDLFSDQFLIARPLLEAMRPDPAGPPVLLIDEIDRTDAPFEAFLLEALSDYQVTIPETGTVKAPEPPIVILTSNRTREVHDALKRRCLYHWVDYPTHDREMEILAARAPEATEALSREVVAFVQALRTEDLFKKPGVAETLDWAKCLLALDMIELSPEVIADTLGALLKYQDDIQKLQGSEAKRILDEVRAELA; from the coding sequence ATGCCCGGCATGGAAAGCATCGACGACGTCCAGGCCGCGCTGGCCCGACAGAACTACGTCTGCGGCCGCGCGCTCGCGACGGTCGTGTTCCTCGCGCTCAAGCTACAACGCCCCCTCTTCCTCGAGGGCGAGGCGGGGACCGGCAAGACCGAGATCGCCAAGGCCATCGCCGCCAGCCTCGGGCGCCGGCTGATCCGGCTGCAATGCTACGAGGGGCTGGACGCGGCCTCGGCCGTCTACGAATGGAACTTCGCCGCCCAGATGGTCGCGATCCGCCGCGCCGAGGTCACGCACGAGGCGCCGCCGGACCTGTTCTCGGACCAGTTCCTCATCGCCCGCCCGCTTCTCGAGGCGATGCGCCCCGACCCGGCCGGGCCGCCGGTCCTGCTCATCGACGAGATCGACCGCACCGACGCGCCCTTCGAGGCCTTTCTGCTGGAGGCGCTGTCCGACTATCAGGTCACGATCCCCGAGACCGGGACCGTCAAGGCGCCCGAGCCGCCGATCGTCATCCTGACCTCGAACCGCACGCGCGAGGTGCATGACGCGCTCAAGCGCCGCTGCCTCTACCACTGGGTCGACTATCCGACCCATGATCGCGAGATGGAGATCCTCGCCGCGCGCGCGCCGGAAGCGACGGAGGCGCTCAGCCGCGAGGTCGTGGCCTTCGTCCAGGCGCTGCGCACCGAGGACCTGTTCAAGAAACCGGGCGTGGCCGAGACGCTCGATTGGGCGAAATGCCTGCTGGCGCTCGACATGATCGAGCTCAGCCCCGAGGTCATCGCCGACACGCTGGGCGCGCTGCTGAAATATCAGGACGACATCCAGAAGCTGCAGGGCTCGGAGGCCAAGCGCATCCTCGACGAGGTGCGGGCGGAGCTGGCGTGA
- the rpsF gene encoding 30S ribosomal protein S6, giving the protein MPLYEHVMIARQDLSNAQAEGLVEHFSTVLADNGGTVVESEYWGVKTMAYKINKNRKGHYAFLRTDAPSDAVQEMERLARLHDDVMRVLTVKVDAHEEGPSIQMQKRDERDTRRERR; this is encoded by the coding sequence ATGCCGCTCTACGAGCATGTCATGATCGCGCGTCAGGATCTGTCCAACGCGCAAGCCGAAGGCCTTGTCGAACATTTCAGCACCGTCCTCGCGGATAACGGCGGCACCGTCGTCGAGAGCGAGTACTGGGGCGTCAAGACGATGGCCTACAAGATCAACAAGAACCGCAAGGGCCATTACGCCTTCCTGCGCACCGACGCCCCGTCGGATGCCGTGCAGGAGATGGAGCGCCTCGCCCGCCTGCATGACGACGTCATGCGCGTGCTGACCGTCAAGGTCGACGCCCACGAGGAAGGCCCCTCGATCCAGATGCAGAAGCGCGACGAGCGGGATACCCGCCGCGAACGTCGATAA
- a CDS encoding OmpA family protein codes for MRRSFRSTTALVASAALVLPPLVPAFAQDAARDQIAADCVAEFNNPPSQLECYVGALAAAGIEATEEDLRIQRFTGAGEGRAAGAGDEVEETLGLDQPAPEEPIATGQTEGGVGADLVPEDSDGEVATQTGVTAGADSAVIESVTENLPDTSAEQLIEGAENADDGVVDPATTLLQDGVEDGAEALREALEEEAEEAPAAEAEAEPEAEVATEADVEAEAEPEAEVATEAEAAPETDADMATEAPLATETETEEAVIVSDEPVDQAVEEIAEEPAADPVVVPAEEVATEEPAVEPAAPAAPETAEAPEAADVETVLESAIAEEIAAQPEPELTAEQEEARSDVAAALGALDIPEEEGSAATTAAAAAAPMEEEPQEGVAVQEQTLTAEDVRTSDEDFATRAVVTAPAAQEESGLSNAEKFALGALGVLAVGTILNNRARVVSNSGDRVVVQRDDGALQVLKDDDALLRQAGSNVRTETFNDGSTRTIVSREDGSRVVTVRDASLRVLRRTLIQPDGSEVILIDDTAAFEPVDVATLPPAPIVTPSTRTGTDDALRAALAREAELDRRFSLAQVRNIAEVRALAPAFEVDTVTFASGSAAIAPEQAENLTGLAREVLDAIRDNPREVFLVEGHTDAVGDAAYNLALSDRRAETLALALNEYFGVPVENMVVQGYGERFLKVNTQGDERANRRATVRRITNLLQTAAAN; via the coding sequence ATGCGCCGTTCCTTCCGTTCGACCACCGCTCTCGTCGCCAGCGCCGCGCTGGTCCTGCCGCCCTTGGTGCCCGCCTTCGCGCAGGATGCCGCGCGCGACCAGATCGCCGCCGATTGCGTGGCCGAGTTCAACAACCCGCCCTCGCAACTCGAATGCTATGTCGGCGCGCTGGCCGCGGCCGGGATCGAAGCTACGGAGGAGGATCTGCGGATCCAGCGCTTCACCGGCGCCGGCGAAGGCCGCGCCGCCGGCGCGGGTGACGAGGTCGAGGAGACGCTGGGCCTCGACCAGCCCGCCCCCGAAGAGCCCATCGCCACCGGCCAGACCGAGGGCGGCGTCGGCGCCGACCTCGTGCCCGAGGATTCCGACGGCGAGGTCGCGACCCAGACGGGCGTCACCGCCGGGGCCGACTCGGCCGTGATCGAAAGCGTCACCGAGAACCTGCCTGACACCTCGGCCGAACAGCTGATCGAGGGCGCCGAGAATGCCGATGACGGCGTTGTCGATCCGGCGACCACGCTCCTGCAGGACGGCGTCGAGGACGGCGCCGAGGCGCTGCGGGAAGCACTCGAGGAAGAAGCGGAGGAGGCGCCAGCCGCCGAAGCCGAGGCCGAACCGGAGGCCGAGGTCGCCACCGAGGCCGACGTCGAAGCCGAAGCCGAACCGGAGGCCGAAGTCGCCACCGAGGCCGAGGCCGCGCCCGAGACCGATGCCGACATGGCCACCGAGGCGCCCCTCGCCACCGAGACCGAAACCGAGGAGGCCGTGATCGTCTCCGACGAGCCGGTCGACCAGGCCGTCGAGGAGATCGCCGAGGAGCCCGCCGCCGATCCGGTCGTCGTGCCCGCCGAGGAGGTCGCGACCGAGGAGCCCGCGGTCGAACCCGCCGCCCCGGCCGCGCCCGAGACCGCCGAGGCGCCGGAAGCGGCCGATGTTGAGACGGTTCTCGAAAGCGCCATCGCCGAGGAGATCGCGGCCCAGCCCGAGCCCGAGCTGACCGCCGAGCAGGAAGAGGCCCGCTCCGACGTCGCCGCCGCACTGGGCGCGCTCGACATCCCGGAGGAGGAGGGGTCCGCCGCCACCACGGCCGCGGCCGCCGCCGCGCCGATGGAGGAGGAGCCGCAGGAGGGCGTCGCCGTGCAGGAGCAGACGCTCACCGCCGAAGACGTCCGCACCTCGGACGAAGACTTCGCGACCCGCGCCGTGGTCACCGCCCCCGCCGCGCAGGAGGAGTCGGGCCTCAGCAATGCCGAGAAATTCGCGCTGGGCGCCCTCGGCGTCCTGGCCGTCGGCACGATCCTCAACAACCGCGCCCGCGTCGTCTCGAACTCGGGCGACCGTGTCGTGGTGCAGCGCGACGACGGCGCCCTGCAGGTCCTCAAGGACGATGACGCGCTGCTGCGTCAGGCCGGCTCGAACGTGCGGACCGAGACCTTCAACGACGGCTCGACCCGTACCATCGTCTCGCGCGAGGATGGCAGCCGTGTCGTGACCGTGCGCGACGCTTCGCTTCGCGTCCTGCGCCGCACTCTGATCCAGCCGGACGGCTCCGAGGTGATCCTGATCGACGACACGGCCGCCTTCGAGCCGGTCGACGTCGCGACCCTGCCGCCGGCCCCGATCGTGACGCCCTCGACCCGCACCGGAACCGACGACGCCCTGCGCGCCGCCCTGGCGCGCGAGGCCGAACTGGATCGCCGCTTCAGCCTCGCGCAGGTGCGCAACATCGCCGAGGTGCGCGCCCTGGCGCCGGCCTTCGAGGTGGACACGGTCACCTTCGCCTCCGGCTCCGCGGCCATTGCGCCCGAGCAGGCGGAGAACCTGACCGGTCTCGCCCGCGAGGTGCTGGATGCCATCCGCGACAACCCGCGCGAGGTCTTCCTCGTCGAGGGTCACACGGATGCGGTGGGCGACGCGGCCTACAACCTCGCCCTCTCGGACCGCCGCGCGGAGACGCTGGCGCTGGCGCTGAACGAGTATTTCGGCGTCCCCGTCGAGAACATGGTCGTCCAGGGCTATGGCGAGCGGTTCCTGAAGGTGAACACGCAGGGCGACGAGCGGGCCAACCGCCGCGCCACGGTGCGCCGCATCACCAACCTGCTGCAGACCGCCGCCGCCAACTGA